One part of the Myxococcales bacterium genome encodes these proteins:
- a CDS encoding glycosyltransferase family 2 protein, which produces MTTGAPEVSVVIPAYDPNPRFLTEALASLVAQTETRWEAVVVDDGSKSPFDETLRPFADHPVRLMKQANGGPARARNAGIRSTQAPFVAFLDADDVWEPTKLAQQLRVMAERPAVGLVYGPVLKIDETGDVVGRSRFPGVSGQAFHRLFWRNVIPTSSVLVRRACLQEVGSFDEDPALFAVEDYDLWLRVAARYEIHALETPEIRYRTHASGISRNVGRSYSGEKRVLELARQRFCSQHPAIEAEWTDRLAQVYLDWAEELIHLGRTTEARGPLLACVKLKPAHRKAWMYLVASALGANTLARLKQLRARLR; this is translated from the coding sequence ATGACAACAGGGGCCCCCGAGGTGAGTGTGGTGATACCGGCGTACGACCCGAACCCGCGGTTCCTGACCGAGGCGCTGGCGTCGTTGGTGGCGCAAACGGAGACACGCTGGGAAGCGGTGGTGGTGGACGATGGCTCGAAGAGTCCCTTCGACGAGACGCTTCGGCCCTTTGCCGATCACCCGGTGCGCCTGATGAAGCAGGCCAACGGAGGACCCGCGCGCGCCCGCAACGCGGGCATTCGCTCCACGCAGGCACCGTTCGTGGCCTTCCTCGACGCCGATGACGTCTGGGAACCCACGAAGCTCGCCCAGCAGTTGCGGGTGATGGCCGAGCGCCCCGCGGTGGGCTTGGTCTATGGCCCCGTTCTCAAGATCGACGAGACCGGGGACGTGGTGGGGCGCAGCCGCTTTCCCGGGGTCTCCGGGCAGGCGTTTCATCGGCTCTTCTGGCGTAACGTGATCCCCACCTCGTCGGTGCTCGTGCGGAGGGCCTGCTTGCAGGAGGTCGGGAGCTTCGACGAAGACCCCGCCCTCTTTGCCGTCGAGGACTACGACCTGTGGCTGCGGGTGGCCGCGCGTTACGAAATCCACGCGCTGGAAACGCCGGAGATCCGCTACCGAACCCACGCCTCGGGGATCAGCCGGAACGTCGGCCGATCGTACAGCGGTGAAAAGCGCGTTTTGGAGCTCGCCCGGCAACGTTTTTGCAGCCAGCACCCCGCCATTGAAGCGGAGTGGACGGACCGCTTGGCCCAGGTTTACCTCGATTGGGCCGAAGAGTTGATTCACCTCGGTCGCACGACTGAAGCAAGAGGCCCTCTTCTTGCGTGCGTGAAACTGAAACCTGCGCACCGAAAGGCGTGGATGTACTTGGTGGCGAGTGCGCTTGGCGCAAACACTTTGGCGCGGCTCAAGCAGCTGCGGGCGAGGCTACGGTGA
- a CDS encoding CpsD/CapB family tyrosine-protein kinase gives MAEARSPKNLAEAMQGASAHGATDVEVVVMPAPATTDPRLVVAEAPQSQAAGSFRALRQRVVDSPERRTFLVTSTGPGEGKSVTAANLALALSELGRARVVLVDAHPAAPMVATLFKVPEPPTWTVTLQARRGADVAPPWEVVRQGDADVHLLTACREPAVPAPLASDYAHLLALLRRAFDFVVVDGPALSARPDAAVLAENVDGVIVVASAGRTRARALRQALEQIPAHRLLGTVVLER, from the coding sequence GTGGCTGAAGCAAGGAGCCCCAAGAACTTGGCGGAGGCCATGCAAGGGGCGAGCGCTCACGGCGCCACGGACGTTGAGGTCGTGGTCATGCCAGCCCCCGCGACCACCGACCCACGCCTCGTGGTGGCCGAGGCCCCACAGTCGCAGGCCGCGGGCTCATTCCGGGCCCTGCGGCAACGGGTGGTCGATTCCCCCGAGCGACGTACCTTCCTGGTCACCAGCACCGGACCGGGCGAAGGCAAGTCCGTCACCGCGGCCAACCTGGCGTTGGCCCTGTCGGAACTGGGACGTGCCCGCGTGGTGTTGGTGGATGCCCATCCGGCCGCCCCGATGGTGGCAACGTTGTTCAAGGTGCCAGAGCCGCCCACCTGGACCGTGACCTTGCAGGCGCGCCGCGGAGCCGACGTTGCGCCGCCGTGGGAGGTGGTGAGACAAGGCGATGCGGACGTGCACCTGCTCACGGCCTGCCGGGAGCCCGCCGTGCCGGCGCCTTTGGCCTCGGACTACGCCCATCTCCTCGCGCTGTTGCGGCGGGCCTTCGACTTCGTGGTCGTGGACGGGCCGGCTCTCTCCGCGCGCCCCGATGCGGCGGTGCTGGCCGAGAACGTCGACGGGGTCATCGTGGTGGCGTCGGCAGGTCGGACCCGGGCACGGGCCCTCCGGCAGGCGCTCGAGCAGATCCCCGCGCACCGCCTGCTGGGTACGGTGGTCCTCGAGCGCTGA
- a CDS encoding STAS domain-containing protein, with protein MSTEGDSVIVRISGELDALTVVDLRPTMDRIVQEGHKKVYVDLSSLRLIDSCGVGAVVSLFRRVRAYGGKVEVKGVKDQPLAILKLLKLDRILMGA; from the coding sequence ATGTCCACCGAGGGTGACTCGGTCATCGTCCGCATTTCCGGAGAGCTGGACGCTCTCACGGTCGTGGACTTGCGGCCGACGATGGACCGCATCGTCCAGGAGGGCCACAAGAAGGTGTACGTGGATCTGTCGAGCCTCCGGCTCATCGACAGCTGCGGTGTGGGTGCCGTGGTGTCTTTGTTCAGGCGCGTTCGGGCGTACGGCGGCAAGGTCGAGGTCAAGGGCGTCAAGGATCAACCCCTGGCGATCTTGAAGCTTTTGAAGCTGGATCGCATCCTGATGGGCGCGTGA
- the pelF gene encoding GT4 family glycosyltransferase PelF, with amino-acid sequence MRVLQVMNTLEIGGAEALVLNLARRIDTRRFALEIASLTTDGTLGPEFRALGLPTHVLDRRAGRDPLLPVRLAALVRRRRIDVIHSHNVGPWLYGGLAAAVARRPLVHTEHSNLFPHQKGLKLAERALSLPWLTHTVVADAERVKRKLVAQGIDSSRVRTIMNGIDTNAFTPGSDRRGPRERLGLEPQDLVVGTVGRLVPVKDQACLLEAFARTEVPHARLVLVGDGPLRRELEDKAQHLGIGARVVFAGGRRDVADLLPAFDVFVLSSKSEGLPLTVLEAMASGLPVVATDVGALAEAVIPGRTGRLVPPENPAALAEALTALLKDREMREGMAAAGLARARAHFDLGFMTREYQSLYEAAVAS; translated from the coding sequence ATGCGCGTCCTGCAGGTGATGAACACACTCGAGATCGGTGGGGCCGAGGCCTTGGTCCTCAACCTCGCGCGGCGCATCGACACACGCCGCTTCGCACTCGAGATTGCCAGTCTGACGACTGATGGCACTTTGGGCCCAGAGTTCCGGGCGTTGGGCCTTCCGACCCACGTGCTCGACCGTCGCGCCGGCCGCGACCCGCTCTTGCCGGTCCGGCTGGCCGCTCTGGTGCGCCGCCGTCGCATCGACGTGATTCATTCCCACAACGTCGGGCCCTGGCTCTATGGCGGCCTTGCGGCAGCCGTGGCCCGACGCCCCCTGGTGCACACGGAACACAGCAACCTGTTCCCTCACCAAAAAGGCCTCAAGCTGGCCGAACGCGCCCTGTCTTTGCCGTGGCTCACGCACACCGTGGTGGCCGATGCCGAACGCGTGAAGCGCAAACTGGTGGCCCAGGGGATCGATTCCTCCCGCGTGCGGACCATCATGAACGGCATCGACACGAACGCCTTCACGCCTGGCTCGGATCGCCGGGGACCACGGGAGCGCTTGGGGCTCGAGCCCCAAGACCTGGTGGTGGGCACGGTGGGGCGTTTGGTACCTGTCAAAGATCAGGCCTGCTTGCTCGAGGCTTTTGCACGCACGGAGGTGCCCCATGCCCGCCTCGTGCTCGTGGGTGATGGACCTCTGCGGCGCGAACTGGAAGACAAGGCGCAGCACCTGGGCATCGGCGCGCGCGTGGTGTTCGCCGGAGGGCGGCGCGACGTGGCCGACCTGCTGCCGGCCTTCGATGTGTTCGTGCTGAGCTCGAAAAGCGAAGGTCTCCCGCTCACCGTGCTCGAAGCGATGGCCTCCGGGCTCCCGGTGGTGGCCACGGATGTGGGAGCGCTCGCCGAAGCCGTCATCCCGGGTCGAACGGGTCGCTTGGTCCCCCCGGAAAACCCCGCGGCCCTCGCCGAGGCGCTTACGGCCTTGCTAAAGGACCGGGAAATGAGAGAAGGTATGGCCGCTGCGGGTCTTGCCAGAGCCCGCGCGCACTTTGACTTGGGTTTCATGACGCGCGAGTACCAGTCTCTTTACGAAGCGGCGGTAGCCTCCTGA